Genomic segment of Apostichopus japonicus isolate 1M-3 chromosome 8, ASM3797524v1, whole genome shotgun sequence:
aaattTCAATACAgaggaatttgaaatgcagcgtttggtcaagacaaattggtggggacacacTGAAAAAAAAGTGGTGTTGACGCGTCCCGtggtccccaccaggatctgcgcccatgataAGATCCAGTTATCTACTAAAAGCTCAATAAGATCGATTTGGATCCAGCTGTGAAATGCTGACCTCTACATTCCGACCCTTTCCAATTAGAGACTCGTGATAATAATTTCACGTTTCAGCGTCCTTGATCAATACGTCTGCAGTCTTATTATTAATAGGGACTGGGGTTTAGAGTGGATCAAATTGTTTGATTATTGTGCCCAGGCTCTATGTTTGGAGACTACATATAAAGTAACTAGCAGAAAGCCCTTTTTACAGGACTCGTGATTATCACTTGACGTTTCTTCGTCTTGATCAATACAGCTACAGTCTCATTATAAGGTGACTGGGGTTTAGAGTGGATcaaattgtttgtttattgtgcCCAGGCTCTATGTTGGGAGACTACATATAAAGTAACTAGCAGAAAGCCCTTTCTACTGGACTCGTGATACTCACTTGACGTTTCATCGTCTTGATCAATACAGCTACAGTCTCATTATAAGGTGACTGGGGTTTAGAGTGGATCAAATTGTTTAGTTGTTGTGCCCAGGCTCTATGTTGGGAGACTACATATAAAGTATCTAGCGGAATTCCTTTTTTTACTGGATTCGTGATACTTACTTGACGTTTCATCGTCTTGATCAATACAGCTAAAGTCTCATtataaggggactggggttgggaGTGTGGATCATATTGTTTGGTTGTTGTGCTCAGGCTCTATGTTGGGAGACTACATATAAAGTATCTAGCGGAATGCCATGATACTCGCTTGGCGTAAAATCGTCACTGTCACACGAAGACAGTCTCGATGTAGGGGGACAAGTattgagagtggatcaattAGGGTTTGGTTTTCGTGTTTAGACTCCATCTCAtgtgaggttttttttttgggggggggggcataataTAGGGAACGGGCCGGTGTAGGTATCGTGGATACTATACGCGTTGTTACGACCCGAACATTATTTTTTCAGCTTTCTCAAGTCAATTTAAACAATGCAGATGTTTAACTGGAATAAAAAATGGCACGAAAAGTGTGAGTTTTCTGCTATTGGAATATTAACCTATGAAGATATGAATGTTGAGAGTATTACCTGCATTTGACATCTGACGAATAAAGATCTGTCGAGTGACATGCTTGTTACTGTTATTTTCCTCTGTAACAGAAAGAGATCGATGAACTCTCGCTGTTGTGGAAAGTTTCACAGCAGCAATCGACTTTTGATAAATGCCTTTGGATAAGGTTTGCTTTTATAGTTTCTCAAACAGTATAGTCAATGAAAAAGGAATCGGATCGTGCCCAAGCCCACCCACACCCGTCACAACTAACCCTCCGTTAGTCTTGAAAGGACGTCTGATGCACTGTTCTTagtttatatagtatataaaaaaaaatcgtatttAAATAGTTTATATTGAATTGACAGCTTCGTCGCTTTAGTATATTCTTTGTTTAGCAGTAATGTTGATCATTTGATCGATGTTATCAACAAGAAACAAAGTCAATTAACAGTATCAGAGTCAATAAGaaaatgcattttaattattcaaTGATCCTCGAGGAATCATGATAATGACGTCTTCATATATTTGACTTAAACGTGGTTTGCATTATCTTGCTTCCTTCTTGTCTCGTGATGTAGACTCGGAAACTGGAAGGGTAAAAGTAGATGGCGCTGTTAAAATACGATGTCATTGTATTTTTGAATATCGTAATGGCCTTCATAAGCTTCCGTAGACCTAAATGTAGCGGAATAGCGTCTCAGCCACGAATTACACGGTGCACGTTTGCTTTCGTACCTTTTCATACTTTGCAATAATCTTGGCGTTACCAGAAATTCCAATTTGAACCAGTTgtttatattacaaaaaaaaaacaagctatttTTCATGTTGCCAATGCCATCTTGTGATCACACTAGAATTGTGTTTTATTTCGcaaattaaatttttttataCTTGAAGATCTTACAAACTAAATACTGCATGCGTTGTTTACAAATCCTAAAAGAACAACCTACCACATGCATTTAATTTAAAGATTTTTCTCGACCAATAACGTATGTAAGAAAAAGAACTGCGCGGCTAGACAAGGAGTATATGAAGAGAGGATGCCTACGAGATGAAGTAAAGGAGGTacggtaccgcttgattccagttcacatcTCTCTTTGAATTACGCCAATTCGTCATACCGAACGAAGAAACGACCTTTTCGGGTGTATCCATAACCTCcttatagcataaaacgactagatacgacattattttagaatcgcgtattCCTGAACTCGCACTAAAtggttggtacagcaactactgttcatgtcccacaaccgtgcatcactAATTACTACTTGGTATTcataacacggtaacatgtgttacaggtgtcaccagtagttactgtactagctatgagtatcggatGTTTAGGTACCAGGTGGATACTGGGCACATAATTATATGCATGCTAGTATAGATCTCTCATTTGTAAATCTGAAGTAACTAACATGAATATAGAATACAACGTTTTCAATGGTTAATGTGTAATCATTTCAATGTTGGGTTGCTATAACGAATGACAGACTTTACCACTGATACTTCTGAAAAACATAAAGATATAGACccaaattaatatttcatgaGGTGTACAAATCTATGGTACCCGTTCACGTCAATTTATTACAATCAACTAAAATAGCACAAGGGAAAAATTCGTGGTTCGACTATATACCAAAgtaagataaaaaatataattgtaGTAATTATATCATGAAAAGTATCCCAAGTAATTGACAATTGAACCTATAGCAACAAAAGTGATTATactaaatcataaaacaaagtttattaaataattaatgaagATGTTTTGTTCCCAGCAAATTAAATAGttataaaataataacttaATATTGTTCTCCAATAATTCACGTATCATACTATCGTTATCAGAATGTAGATCAAGCAAGCTCAATATATCCTGTTTGTCTCATGCCGCCACGTTGCAGTGTTCACGTATTCCTCTAATGAGGTGATATTCCCACCATCTATACTAAAACCTGCCAACAGTGTTGCTTTGATCACACAAGCCCTCGTATCAtgaaacgccccccccccccccatcgtgAGCACTTCTTTATACAGTATCGACTCAATATCCTACTAgcataaatatatacttaattGTCTTGTACATCAACTGTTTTTGTTTCGCCGTAGTTGGTTAACCACCAAACTCATCGTTCGTTGATTATACTAGTCTATAACGCTGATTTTCACATCACTCGTGTGTTTTACCATCATACCCCATCCTACCACCTTTACCATCCTACGTCATTTGTCTTTGATAAGCGCACCTCTGTGCGTTGATGAACACAGTCGCCGCCTATACATTGATCATCCCGTCCTGTTACATGGATCATCTCACCATTAGAACATGCTATGATCCTCTCAACCCCACCCTCGTTCCTTGTGAAACCCATGTTTGTGATACCGCCAAAATCTATAGCATTCATGGTTGGGTTGTCAACAGAGCTACGTCAACTGTCTTTGTTTCTCTTACGTCGTTATCGGTAAAGCGAATGGGACACTTGTCGCGAAGAGTTTGCGGTAACCTCTGACAAGCCTCAACTACAAAAGGACTTAACAAGTTGGCGTCCACCAAGTCTTTGCAAGGGAACAACAAACTGATTACGATTCCAACGAACAAACTCGACAGACCAGATACCGCagagaaatataaaaatgaGATTGAGTAAAGCCTTGTTATACCGGTACGGCTGTCTTCTATGTCAAATGGCATGTTAGTAGCCATTGAATGGGAACCAGACCCAGTTAATGTATTCATTGTCGTTGTCGTAAATATGAATGTATCGTTAACAGGACAACGATCATTCGATAAAGGAAGAGGGGTGGAGATAGGAGGATACATGACACTGCCTATTATAATCCATGTACCAAGAAGGGCTCCCGTGATAATACCAGCTGTAGCACCATTTGTGTTCCCCCATGGTATTAGGATTCCTAACAAAAACACTCCTGCCACAGCACCTCCCAGTGCCCCAACAAGGCCTTGACCGAGCGGAATGACCATACTGCCTGCGACTGAAGCAAATCCTGCCATTAGCATGAATATTAATCCACAAATAACTGATAACACTTTCATTATTGTAGTAAACTTTGCATCGGAAAGCTGCGGCCAAAATTTCTTAATTCCTCCCTCCCCTACCACAGTTACAATGCCATTAATAGCGGTTGAGATGGTGCTTAGGGATGCACTACAGACCGCACTCACAATAAGACCTGTTAGCCCAGGAACACTACTAAATACTTCGACTGCAAAGAAAGGTACAATTTGATCAGCTTTTGCAATGAAACCATTTTTAAGAGGATCGCACCGGAAGTAGAAAGCATAAATTACAATACCTGTAAAGACTGCTAACATTTCCAGTACTCCCACTAAACATAACCCACAAAAGGTTGCAATTTTGGCGCTCTTTAAATCTGTGCAGGTTAAGAACCTTTGAGCTTGATTTTGATTGGTTCCCGTATGTGACAACATAAGAAATGTTCCACCAATAGAAGTACTCCAGAAGGATAGTCTGATGGTTGGATCTGGACGAAAGTCAAAAGCGAATGTTCTGTTTCCCTCCACGACCCTAGACCAAACCTCTTCGATTCCACCGACCTTTATACATCCCGCAATAATGATAAGGAAGAAACCGATCACCATTATTGAGCTCTGTAACAAGAAAATACTATAGAAGTAAATCATATGAGAGTAGCACATCATAATTTGAATGCACACTAAAACATTTGGGGATGATACTGCTGATATTTAATTTATACTAGTAACAGTCGTTCAAATTTAACTTGTTACACTTCTTCTAGGTTTACACTAGAAGGCATTAAGCATAAACTGGAGTGGGACAAGCACGTAACGGTTTCTATCATCGGTTGACTTTCCAAATAATTAACCGGGTAACCGGTttacaataaattaattaaccggttaaccgtccAAATTGACCTTCCGGTTAACCGTCCAAATTGACCTTCCTTGTCGGGTGTCTGGGGCTGGTGAAGTGGCGTAGAATGGAAAGGTCAGGCAATATGaataagatttaaaaaaaagagaatacaAATTCCCATTTTTGGTGGGTCTCGGTAGagagttttttctatattattaGTGGGCCGGTTTCAATGAATTGATTTTATCATGTACTTGTTACCAAGCCCGGGCTGCTGCATTGAACTAGTACGCCGCTGTCTGGGAGTCTTTCTCGAGATATTATTTTCCTCTCGAAGCAAGGGACACTGCAGCGCTTTCATATAGTTCTTTTGCAGATATTTTAACTTAAACACCGAAATACATTCTAGAAATTCTAATTTCATTGGAATGTATTGGAAAACCATGTGGGGTCTAGAAGGGAGGGGTCCATTTTGTTAGCCTAGTAGGATCCAAATAAAAGAAATTTGGACGTACGGgagaatgtttcattttttgttttaacgCAGCCGACGgatggtggagggagggggggcaaCTTGGGGAAGCATCCAGATACCCTTACCCCCTTGGCGCAGCTATGGTTAGGAGATAATGATGAACAAGTACCATTTTTTGTGGCAAATTAAGCAATCTCACCTGGATAACGTCATTCCAGACAACGGCTTTGATCCCACCGATGGAACTGTAGAATGTCGAGATTATTCCCACAGCCAAGATCGATCCAAACAAACTGATACCAGTCACAGCATTCAACGCCAATGCTGGTGCGTAAACGACCACACCGAGTAATAAGAAAGTCGAGAAAAGCTGAATAATCACCGCGATGTATCTCACAATTCTATTAAACCGTCTCtctaaatattcataaatgcttGTAATTTTCAATTTGTATAAAACCGGGCAAAAAACAAAGCTGACGATAAATGCTGCCAGTATGCAACCAAAGATTTTTGGCCAGTAGGCTGGACCATAGACGTAACTTAAAGCAGGTGTACCGATAAACGTTATGGCCGAAACAATACTAACGGCTAGGGATACGGCCACCGGTAACGGATGCATGGAACGATTAGCTAAGAAATATTCTTTAGATGTTCGTTGACGTCCCTTAAATGCCGCATGGTAGAGACCAACGAAGGCCGAAATCATCAAAAGAAACACAAGAACAACATAATCAGTAGCGGATAGAAGTTGAGTCGATGTTGCCATGTTTTCAGTTCCACTTCAGCCAGTTCTATAAATGATAGAGAACAGATTTTCTCATTATATTTAAACGGTTCGATtttacaaaattaatatttggAACTAAATGCTACATTAACTTTAATTCTAGTCAGATACAAGCGTACCGTTGGGGTGTTTTTTACCATGAAGTTTGATTATTAATTAAAATGCAACCCGTAACTAAATTATCTAACAGATTTACTTATGACAGATTTACTTATTCTTTTATCAGTgacaacatatatgtatatgtatatatatatatatatatatttatacatatacatatatatatagatatatatatatatatatatatatatatatatatatatatatatatatatatatatatatatatacatatacatatatatatatatatatatatattgcgaCCGGCATGTGTGCAGCCCATTTCCACTGAATGCGTGGCCAATGAGGTGCTATTCTCCCTAAATTGGTGCTATCTGAGAGATatttaaattgataaattaGTTCTGTATTTAGCTCTAAACAGATGGGTTGTACTAGTAACtgctctttgtttgttttttgttttgtttttggggggtggggaggggtaaaAAGGGGTTGTACACCCGTAGCAGTGGTCATATTGTTCACCGGCTTAAAATGGTGAACCATTTCACCTTAGCTCTCTCTTTCTCCTTCCATATGTCACTGTACAGAGAATCGGTTTTCATTGTCGAGAGGATTTTGCAGGTTTAAGTAAGTTCAACTTATTTTCGAGAACTGGGTATaggttacccccccccccctgcaccccTACTTCCCCACATCATGCACCTGTCAACCTACCTCTAATCCTTATCTCGGTAACTGCACCGGCCTAAATTCAGTGGAACCGGCTGTAGTTTAATCATTGTCACACGAAGGTTCTGTTTTTCTCTTCGGTATATGTAGTGTAATGTTCTGACACAACGTAAACCATGTCTGAAATTAACACTAACCATCatttacattgtattgtattgtattggtAGAACTGAATACCAATGCAATATATAACTCAATAATGCAATAACAACAGTTagatatttgtgtgtgtgtgtgtgtgtgtgattggTTTTGCATGGTCATAATGAAAATTCCTGTCCGAGTCGTGCAAGGCACGGCTCCTGCAGGTTAATTAGAAAATTTAGGTGAAACAGACAATAGCATTTTGAAGAAACAAGTGAAGAGGAAGACAAGTAGCATACGTAATTTGGCAGCTTTgaaggaaaaatggaaacaacTTAGTAAAAATAATAAGAGGTTGCCCAGACCTGGCAAACCCACCCGTAGGGATGTACCCTTAcgctaagaaaaaaaaacaattgtgatTGGTAACGTAATTGGTAAGGTTTTAACGCCTCTCATTACCACAGATGTTTATGCGACCCATTGCGACCTTTACTATGGTTAACTCATTTCTTTATGGTAACATAAACACTGTCTGACTGGGAACTAAATATTAAGTTATTTATATATCATCTATTGTTTTAACTCAATACTGTCACTATTCTTAACTCAATACGCTACTCCCTAAACCCTGTTAAACTGTTCCGCGGACAAGGTGTGTTACCTGAATGCATGTTGTTGTGGAAATTGCCTTTGAAGAACTCAATACCAGCACTCGATATAACTCAGTATACGCAAATTGCCATAACCAATTAAAGTTGTTCTTTGACTTGTAAATGAGTGTGACGGTGTACAAGCCTCGATAGTATCTATCTTGATGAAACTCGATACAGTAACTTATAACTCTATTCGATATTGTGTGTAGCAATTGCTAAGTGTTTAATATTTGGGTGAACTCTTCTATGTTGATATTAGTTATGTAATTTGTTAAAAATCTTACTGTTACCGGTCTCTATGTATaactttgttgtttgttattattattacaaaatttctatagcgccaTGACTAAAAAGATATTCTCTGGCGCTTTACAAAACAAATAGCTAAACACAAGTATATACAAAAAGAAGTAAGCAATACGAAGACAAGATACAAATAACAACTAGGCAAGACAAAAGACAACCACATTGACAGGCAAGAGACTTAACCAAATGCTTCGCTAAAAAGATGTGTCTTAAGGGATTTCTTGAAAGTAGGGAAAACAAGaacataattaattattaattccCGTTTACCTATTACTACATGCTATCTCCTACGCTGCTGGTACTCTTCTAAGTAGTTGTGACTTACCATGGCtcatgtaaatatatactgtagtactgATATGCTCAATAAGAAAAAAGCGTGAAACAGATGTGTCTCAGCCAGAGAAGAATAAACATCAACAATAATCTACTTATACTGATGTAGGCTATGATGTGTGTTTCTACTGTCTCCGGTTACGTGTGCTACAAATACCATCAACTTAAATCGTTTTTCTTGTTCTGAGACATACCAAGCAAGCAGTATATATCTACGCTGTCTGAATTAACTTAATGTTTATCGATTGTCGACTTTTATAATTACAAAGTCCATCAaagtaaaaacaacaaaatacttCTGAATCCTTTGAAATGCTACAGTAATGAGGAGTCAGACTGTATTTACTTTGACTAAATTGTAAGCAACACTGTAAAGATACAAATCGATAattaaaaatagtaataaaaataaaataagtagTTGAGTTTAACTGCGCATGTAGCATATCTTAATTAAAACAGAACCGTGGGATGATACTAATG
This window contains:
- the LOC139971113 gene encoding sodium-coupled monocarboxylate transporter 2-like, which codes for MATSTQLLSATDYVVLVFLLMISAFVGLYHAAFKGRQRTSKEYFLANRSMHPLPVAVSLAVSIVSAITFIGTPALSYVYGPAYWPKIFGCILAAFIVSFVFCPVLYKLKITSIYEYLERRFNRIVRYIAVIIQLFSTFLLLGVVVYAPALALNAVTGISLFGSILAVGIISTFYSSIGGIKAVVWNDVIQSSIMVIGFFLIIIAGCIKVGGIEEVWSRVVEGNRTFAFDFRPDPTIRLSFWSTSIGGTFLMLSHTGTNQNQAQRFLTCTDLKSAKIATFCGLCLVGVLEMLAVFTGIVIYAFYFRCDPLKNGFIAKADQIVPFFAVEVFSSVPGLTGLIVSAVCSASLSTISTAINGIVTVVGEGGIKKFWPQLSDAKFTTIMKVLSVICGLIFMLMAGFASVAGSMVIPLGQGLVGALGGAVAGVFLLGILIPWGNTNGATAGIITGALLGTWIIIGSVMYPPISTPLPLSNDRCPVNDTFIFTTTTMNTLTGSGSHSMATNMPFDIEDSRTGITRLYSISFLYFSAVSGLSSLFVGIVISLLFPCKDLVDANLLSPFVVEACQRLPQTLRDKCPIRFTDNDVRETKTVDVALLTTQP